One genomic window of Paeniglutamicibacter sp. Y32M11 includes the following:
- a CDS encoding ABC transporter ATP-binding protein — MFSPNDTPSTQNEPIITVRDLKIAFGSKTQATPIVHGIDFEIHAGQCLAIVGESGSGKSVTARTLIGLTGANAVIQAQTLQLRGKDLRRNSDRAWRKVRGADIGYVLQDALVSLDPLRPIGREIADSLRIHTNLSPAARTSKVLELLAAVGIPEPEQRINQRSGELSGGLRQRALIAAAIALDPALLIADEPTTALDATVQQQILDLLAERKAAGTALLLISHDLAVVGQLADRIAVMRQGEIVETGPTAQVLGNPQHEYTQRLLRAVPTDKPRGTRLAPAGAGISARQHALIGAQRAKSETGDPTVPVLVAQNLRKTYRNPDGTPRVAVQNVSFALNRGQTLGIVGESGSGKSTVARMALGLTAPDAGDVRLLGLPWSTLSEKQRRPQRKHITSIYQDPLGSFDPQWDVARILSDALPDSESLTRSERRDEVIRLLETVGLDASLEARLPLRLSGGQRQRIAIARALAPGPEVIICDEPVSALDVSIQAQVLDLLDELQREFKLSYLFISHDLGVVQHVSDEIVVMEAGRVVEAGRTTEVFSNPAEEYTRKLLAAAPRLHTVPIGEKA, encoded by the coding sequence ATGTTCTCACCCAACGACACCCCTTCCACTCAAAACGAACCCATCATCACGGTCAGGGACCTGAAGATCGCCTTCGGCTCCAAGACCCAGGCAACCCCCATCGTCCACGGAATCGATTTCGAGATCCACGCCGGGCAATGCCTGGCCATCGTCGGTGAATCCGGATCCGGTAAATCGGTCACGGCACGCACCCTGATCGGTCTCACCGGCGCCAACGCGGTCATTCAGGCCCAGACTCTGCAGCTGCGGGGCAAGGACCTGCGCCGCAATTCAGACCGCGCTTGGCGCAAAGTCCGCGGGGCGGACATCGGCTACGTGCTGCAGGACGCGTTGGTTTCCCTTGACCCGTTGCGGCCCATCGGCCGTGAGATCGCCGACTCGCTGCGCATCCACACCAATCTCTCTCCCGCGGCACGCACCAGTAAGGTGCTGGAATTGCTTGCCGCAGTGGGCATCCCGGAACCCGAACAACGTATCAACCAGCGCTCCGGGGAACTCTCCGGCGGGCTGCGCCAGCGCGCGCTCATCGCTGCCGCCATCGCCCTGGACCCGGCACTGCTGATTGCCGATGAACCCACCACGGCACTGGATGCCACCGTCCAGCAGCAGATCCTGGACCTGCTCGCCGAACGCAAGGCCGCCGGCACAGCGCTGCTGCTGATCAGCCACGACCTCGCGGTGGTGGGCCAGTTGGCCGACCGCATAGCGGTGATGCGTCAAGGCGAAATCGTTGAGACCGGGCCAACGGCCCAGGTGCTGGGCAACCCACAACACGAATACACCCAGCGACTATTACGTGCCGTGCCCACCGACAAGCCGCGTGGCACCCGGCTGGCACCGGCCGGGGCAGGGATCTCGGCGCGGCAGCACGCGTTGATTGGTGCGCAGCGTGCGAAGAGTGAGACCGGGGACCCGACGGTTCCGGTACTCGTGGCACAAAACCTGCGCAAGACCTACCGCAACCCCGACGGCACACCACGAGTTGCCGTCCAGAATGTCTCTTTCGCGCTGAACAGGGGACAAACCCTGGGGATCGTGGGGGAATCCGGATCGGGCAAAAGTACCGTGGCGCGCATGGCACTGGGCCTGACGGCTCCGGATGCGGGGGACGTGCGGCTGCTGGGCCTTCCGTGGAGCACCCTGAGTGAGAAGCAGCGCCGCCCGCAGCGCAAGCACATCACCTCCATCTACCAGGACCCGTTGGGCTCCTTCGACCCGCAATGGGACGTGGCCCGTATCCTTTCCGATGCCCTGCCCGACTCCGAATCGCTCACCCGAAGCGAGCGTCGTGATGAGGTGATCCGGCTGCTGGAAACCGTGGGGCTAGATGCCTCCCTCGAAGCCAGGCTGCCGTTGCGGCTCTCCGGTGGACAACGCCAGCGCATCGCCATTGCCCGCGCTTTGGCCCCGGGACCAGAGGTGATCATCTGCGACGAGCCGGTCTCCGCGCTAGATGTCTCCATCCAGGCTCAGGTGCTGGATCTGCTTGATGAGCTACAGCGCGAATTTAAGCTCAGCTACCTCTTCATCTCCCATGACTTGGGCGTGGTGCAGCACGTGAGTGACGAAATTGTTGTCATGGAGGCGGGCCGAGTCGTGGAAGCCGGACGCACCACCGAGGTATTTTCCAACCCGGCCGAGGAATACACCCGCAAACTACTTGCCGCAGCGCCGCGGTTACACACCGTCCCGATCGGAGAAAAAGCATGA